The Falco biarmicus isolate bFalBia1 chromosome 1, bFalBia1.pri, whole genome shotgun sequence DNA segment GGtactgctggtgctgggctgcaccttctgcctgctgctggccagtgCCCGctcgctgctgctgcctgtgctggccctcaccctgctgctggccctggcccGGCACCTCCTGGGCTATGCCTGGAGCACCTACATCGACCGCTGCCTTGGGGACGACCTGCAGGACATCGCGGCCACCTACGCCGAGAACGCCGGTGCCCAGTTCTGGGTGGCGGAGGCGGACGAGAGGGTGGTGGGTACGGTGGGCTTGCGGCCAGCCGACGGCACTGACGGGGAGGTGGTGCTAAAGAGGATGTCGGTGAGGAAGGACTACCGTGGCCTGGGCATTGCCACGGCACTGGGCCGCACTGCACTGGCCTTCGCGCGGCAGCGCGGCTGCCGGGCCGTGGTGCTCAACACGCTGATGCTGCAGCACGAGGCTCGAGCCCTCTATGAGCGCCTGGGCTTCCGCCAGCAGCGCCACTACGTCCTGCCCACCATCTACGGCCGCTTGGCCAACTGCACCATCACCACCTACCGCTACGACCTGTCCGGCACGCCCTGAGCCCCACCGCGGCActggcaccagcacagccaggcgGACCCCCGAGGGGAGCTGTGCCCAGAGCCCTGCCACGCCAGCTGTGGTGCGGGACGCTGCTCTTGACCTGGCCTGTTGGCCATGGCGTTGCAGCGGGGTGCCGGGACCCCCACGGCTCATGCCctgctgtggagctgctccGGCGCTGCTTCTCAGGGAGCATGGGGTGTGCTGGCACAGGGGGTAGAGACCCTTGTGCCACGCGCGGTGGGGGAGCGGCAGGGTGGCGGAGGTGCCGCACTGCTCACTACCAAGCCCTGCCTGGGGGGGTTTGCTGTGGTGATGCCATGCCTGGCCCCCATGCCTCTGTGTCCCCTGGGGGCCCATGGCTGCCTGAGGGGGACCCCCAGTTGCACCCCCCTCAGCAGTGCCCGCGGGTTGGGTGCTGTACCCATGTGGGTGGAGAAATAAAGGACCCACcgcagtgctgggctgggttgTTCTTCCCGTGCTGGGGTCGCGGTACCAGTGGGATGATGGGGCGGTCCCTGGCACCACAGGGACCTCCACGGCATCCCCACGGGAaggggctggtgtggggctgggggtctgGCACCGATCTGGACCCATGGGGCATTGCTGTAAGCCCATGGGACAACCCTCACACATCTCTCCCAGACTCCCAGTACCAGTGTCAGTGGCCAGCCAGTCCCCGGGAGGAGGACACGTGCCCTGGGTGGAGCCCATCCCCCAGGGTCCCCTGAGCCCCCACCTTTACCTCTGATGGCCTTTGCTCGGGGGACAAAAGGTGCCTTGGCTATGAGCCGAGCCTGGCACCGGTGGCGCTTGGCTCTGGGCAAAGGCccggtggggctgggctggccggTACCCCCCTGGGAGGAGCTCGGGGTGGAAGGGGCTGTCAAAGGTGTTACGTGTCCCttcatcccccccccccccccccgccggcggcggAAGGGGCCCGGTGCCAAAGCATCCTCTCTCTTCGGGCGGcgccggggggcgggcggcgggcagaGGCGCCGCCGAGGCCCCCCCCGCACGGCAGCGGCCCCCCCGCGTTCCGCCAGGCCGAGCCGCCCGGGGCCGGGTTACGGCGGCAGCCCGGGAGCGGGGGGGGCAGCGCCGCCGTCGGCGCCTGCGCTGCCCGGCCCCTCAGCCCCGGGAAGGGCGAGCCAGGGGTGCCGCTCGGTGCCGCCGCCGGAGCGCCCCCCGCTTGGCCGGACCCCCGGTGGGCGGAGCGGGCCGGCAGCTTTCGGCGCCGCGGTGGGAGCCGGGGGACGGGCCCGCGCCGGGAAGCAGAGACGCCccctggcagaggggctgccGGCGCcccgggggcgggccggggaCTACCCGTTTGCCCGGAGGACCGCGGCCCCGGTCTGAGGAGCGGCGGAGCCGGTAGCTACTGGCGCGGGGAGCTGGGGGTTtgcgggggaggcggggggacCCGGCGGGTGGGGGGGCTGAGGCCGCGCGCTCCCCCGTAGCCCTCCGTAACGAGGCCGGTGCGGACCCCGCGGGGGTTTCGGCAGCTCAGGGTCCCCCCCAGGAGCCGCCCCCGCGTGGGGTCCCCGTCCCTGCGAGTGGGGGCACAAGCCCGCGGCGCGTCCCGAGCAGCCCCCGGGTGGGGCTGTGCCCGGCGCCCCCCGGGCCCCTGCCGTGGCAGCACGGGCAGAGGACAGGCAGCCGCCCGGCCCGTGCCCAGCGCCGGGGGTGCCGGGGTCCCGGGGCTGCTCTGGTGGCGGGGGGGGACAGGCACCCCCACGTCCTCCGGGGTCTCCCTTTGCCGCCCCCAGGCCCTGCTCCCGGGTGTCCTGGCCCGACCCCGCTCCCCGCAGCCTGGGGCGGGTGGGATGAATTGCTGGGACCCCCgtggagagggaggcaggaCCTCCAGCCTGCTCGCCCCCCACCTTCATAGGGACCCCCACTGTGGGGCCGGCCCcggtcctgctgctgctcctgggggaGACAGGGAAAACCGGGATGAGACAGGTGATGCTGGGAGGGATCCGTGGGGTCCCCAAGCAGGGAGAGAGGTGTGGGAGGAGGAGCGGGGCAGGGACCCCACTGGGGCTGAGGGCTGCCACAGGCAAAGCTGGCAGTGGTGGTTTCACAGGTGATGATGGTGGGGAGCGACGCCAGGCGCAGGCTGGTGCCTGGCCGATGGGTGCAAACGCAGCCACATGGCACTGGGGTGGCAGTTCCTGCTCATTTGCCAGCTGTGCCATACCGGTGATGGGGTCCGGGGGTCCTCTGGGGGTTTGTGTCCGAGGCGGGCACTGCCCTGACGCCCCTGTGCTGTGCCGCAGGTGCCAGTAGCCCATGGCGTCCTACCGCATCCGTCAGTACCAGGGAACAGGACTACGACGCCGTGCGGACCCTCTTTGCCCGTGGCATCTTGGAGCACGCCTCGGCTGGCTACCGCCACGTCCTGCGCTCAGCACGggctcagctggggctgctggtccTCTTCGCGGCAGTGCGGACAGTCGTGGGCTACTGGGTGCTAGGGCTGGGGGCCGTGGCCTTGGCGCTGGTGGCCATCTGGCTCCTGGTCCGCTCCTTCAGTACGTCCTATGTGCGCCAGGCACTGAGCACCGACCTCTGTGACATCCCCACCAGCTACCTGCGGGCACCCGACTCCTGCTTCTGGGTGGCTGAGGCTGggggggccgtggtgggcatGGTGGCCGTGGCACCACCGCAGGATCCGGCTGAGAGAGGGGCCGCCCTGGAGCTGAAGCGAATGTCAGTCAGCAGGGACTACCGGGGCCAGGGCATCTCCAAAGCGCTCTGCGGGGAGGTGCTGCGCTTCGCCCGGGCACGGGGGTATGGGGCGGTGGTCCTCTCCACCTCCATGGTGCAGGTGGCAGCCCAGCGGCTCTACGAGGGCCAGGGCTTCAGGAAGGTGGGCGCCTTCAGCCCCTCGCTGCTCGGCACTCTCCTCTGCTTCCAGATCTTCCAGTACCGCTGCGACCTGCCCGGCCGTGCTGCAGCCTCGCCACACTAGGCACTGCCACGGCACCCAGGCCCCAGCACATGAGGCACTGCCGTGGCACCcctgaccccagccctggcacatGAGGCACTGCCGTGGCACTCCTGACCCCAGCCTTGGCACATGAGGCACCACTGCAGTACACTGACCTCAACCCTGGCACATAAGGCACTGCCATGACACCCCTGACACTGTCCTCAGCACACAAGGTaccactgcagcatccccagccccagAACGTGAGGCACAGCCACGGCACTcctgaccccagccctggcacatAGGGCACTGCCATGGTACCCCTGATGCTGGCCTCGGCATGCCAGGCgccactgcagcatccctggcccCGGAATGTGAGGCACATCCACGGCACCCCTGACCCTGACACGAGGCACCACCATGGCACTCCTGATCCCAACCCTGGCACGTGAGGCGCTGCTGTGGCACCCCTGACCCCAGCCTGGCACGTGAGGCACCACTGTGGTACCTctgaccccagccctggcacatAAAGCACCGCCATGGTACCCTTGACGCTGGCCTTGGCATGTGAGGTACCAGTGCAGCATCCCCCGCCCCGGAATGTGAGGCACAGCCATGGCAcccctggccccagccctggcacatGAGGCACCACCATGGCACACTGATGCCAGCCaccactgcagcatccctggcctCAGCACACCAGgccccaccatggcacaccGACCCCAGCGTGGGAGGCGCTGCCGTGGCACACCGACCTTGGCACGTGAGGCACTGCCATGGCACCTGTGTAGGGCGGGCTGCTGGGGCCTTTCCTAGTTCTCTAGCGGTGACAAATAAAGGGACACCTGTGGGAGCACTGCGTGGGGTGTGCGCGTGTACACACGTGTGCGGGCGTGCAAGCCGGCGTGTTCCCcatgtgtgtgggtgtgtgtacGCATGTATGCAGGCGTGCAAGCTGGTGTGTTCCCTGTGCGTGTGGCCACAGGCAGGGCCGTGCTGTGCATGTGCCTGCAACTGTGCATGTGCCTGCGTGGCTGCATGCGTGTGCGCCTGTGTGCCCGTGCGTGGCAGTGTGCCACTGCGTGTGCCAGCACGCGCCTGCCAGCCCCCTTCCCCGCTGCCTCCATGCCTGCCTGGCCGTGGGGTCGGGGGGCCGGGACGCCACGGGGACACCTGGGAGGACATGTTGGGGGACGCTGCAGGGATGCCTTGGGGGCACCTCGGGGGGCACCTCAGGGACATGTTGGGGACACCTCGGGGGACACTGCTAGGACACCTGGGCACGGACCTCAGGGGGACACCTTTGTGAGGCTttgggggatgctgcagggacacCTCGGGGACGCTTTGGGGGGCGCTGCAGGACACCTTGGAGACGCCATGGAGGACACCGCAGGGACACCCTGGGGACGCTTCgggggacacagcagggacacCTTGGGGACACGTAGGGCAACAGGGGCATTCCGGGTTCCCAGGGTACGAGGACCCCCGGTGCTGGGGTCAGGGGACACCAGGGACCCCCGAGATGCtggcggggtgtgtgtgcgtgtctGTCATTCAGGGATGGTGACAGGGGACCCCGTGGGGCCCGGGAGCGGGAGGGAGGCCGTGCCCTCACTCAAGATGGCGACGGCGCCGATCCGCCGTGACCTCACCCACGATGATGGCGATTCCCTTTCACGCTCCCGATGCCCTCACTTAAGATGGCGACCACCGTGGCGGCGtcgcggggcggggcggggcgtcGCGGGGCGTCGCGGGGCGtcgcggggcggggcggggcgcggcgggcggaaGCGCAGGCAGAGGCTGTGCCACCGGCAGCACCCGGTTCAGCTCGGCCCGGCACCATGGACTGTTACACGGCCAACTGGAACCCGCTGGGCGAGGAGACCTTCTACcggtgaggggcggcgggggcggcttGGGCCCGGCACCGGCCGGAGGCggcccctccccagccctggggccggccgcgggggtcccggggctgctggggggggtccTAAGGCTGCCTGTGGGCCCTGGGGCCGGCTGGGGGGGTCCCAGAGCTGCTTGGGGGTCTCAGGACTGCTTATGGACCCTGGGG contains these protein-coding regions:
- the LOC130152253 gene encoding LOW QUALITY PROTEIN: probable N-acetyltransferase CML5 (The sequence of the model RefSeq protein was modified relative to this genomic sequence to represent the inferred CDS: deleted 1 base in 1 codon); the protein is MASYRIRQYREQDYDAVRTLFARGILEHASAGYRHVLRSARAQLGLLVLFAAVRTVVGYWVLGLGAVALALVAIWLLVRSFSTSYVRQALSTDLCDIPTSYLRAPDSCFWVAEAGGAVVGMVAVAPPQDPAERGAALELKRMSVSRDYRGQGISKALCGEVLRFARARGYGAVVLSTSMVQVAAQRLYEGQGFRKVGAFSPSLLGTLLCFQIFQYRCDLPGRAAASPH
- the LOC130152259 gene encoding probable N-acetyltransferase camello, encoding MVEFRIRLYREDDYEAVREVFATGMSEYVPALCLHVLRQPWVLLVLGCTFCLLLASARSLLLPVLALTLLLALARHLLGYAWSTYIDRCLGDDLQDIAATYAENAGAQFWVAEADERVVGTVGLRPADGTDGEVVLKRMSVRKDYRGLGIATALGRTALAFARQRGCRAVVLNTLMLQHEARALYERLGFRQQRHYVLPTIYGRLANCTITTYRYDLSGTP